In Nocardioides sp., the following proteins share a genomic window:
- a CDS encoding aspartate aminotransferase family protein: MSRNQELYEEASQLLVGGASAGQRYNAALGYPLYLERADGSRLWDVDGNEYIDFHGGSGAALFGHNHPRIKQALVGAIDRGFFMNYDSEDTLELAKLTREIFPSCEKIRLANTGSEATQAALRIARGHTGRNLVLRFEGHFHGMHENIWFNHNMVAQADAHGEVKTTPDSAGFPVEAADNVINVIFNDVDALEFAVKKYAGQIAAVILEPISYNCGCLEAREHFLAAVREICTREGIVLIFDEVICGLRMSPGSAQVRFGVLPDLTTAAKAIGGGLPIALVGGKAEILDNLNPLGKVSMSGTYTGSLLPVVAAVECMRMSLEPGFYEHFDALGERLFRGIDELLAQHKLPGHVRGLGARWAIYFGVEDPEDDFDFRRVAAEFDRAMDKRFVTAASAAGLWFHDTSTSITPAHRALLTAHTMADMDETLDKMDSIFATLG; encoded by the coding sequence ATGTCACGCAACCAGGAACTCTACGAAGAGGCGTCCCAGCTGCTCGTGGGCGGGGCGTCGGCCGGCCAGCGCTACAACGCGGCGCTCGGTTATCCCCTTTATCTGGAGCGGGCCGACGGAAGCCGGCTCTGGGACGTCGACGGCAATGAGTACATCGACTTCCACGGCGGCTCGGGCGCGGCGCTCTTCGGGCACAACCACCCGCGGATCAAACAGGCGCTGGTGGGTGCCATCGACCGCGGCTTCTTCATGAACTACGACTCCGAGGACACCCTCGAGCTGGCCAAGCTGACCCGCGAGATCTTCCCGAGCTGCGAGAAGATCCGGCTCGCCAACACCGGCTCTGAGGCCACCCAAGCCGCCCTCCGGATCGCCCGCGGCCACACCGGCCGCAACCTGGTGCTGCGCTTCGAGGGGCACTTCCACGGAATGCACGAGAACATCTGGTTCAACCACAACATGGTCGCCCAGGCTGATGCGCACGGCGAGGTCAAGACCACCCCCGACTCCGCCGGCTTCCCCGTCGAGGCGGCGGACAATGTCATCAACGTCATCTTCAACGACGTCGACGCGCTCGAGTTCGCCGTGAAGAAGTACGCCGGCCAGATCGCCGCGGTGATCCTGGAGCCGATCAGCTACAACTGCGGCTGCCTGGAGGCACGGGAGCACTTCCTGGCTGCGGTGCGCGAGATCTGCACCCGCGAGGGGATCGTGCTGATCTTCGACGAGGTGATCTGCGGCCTCCGGATGAGCCCGGGCAGTGCCCAAGTCCGGTTCGGCGTACTCCCTGATCTGACCACTGCCGCCAAGGCCATCGGAGGCGGCCTGCCGATTGCGCTGGTGGGTGGCAAGGCCGAAATCTTGGACAACCTCAACCCGCTCGGCAAGGTCTCGATGAGCGGCACCTACACCGGGTCGCTGCTGCCGGTCGTGGCGGCCGTCGAGTGCATGAGGATGTCGCTGGAACCCGGCTTCTACGAGCACTTCGACGCTCTGGGCGAGCGGCTGTTCAGGGGGATCGATGAGCTCTTGGCCCAGCACAAGCTGCCCGGCCATGTCCGCGGCCTCGGCGCCCGTTGGGCGATCTATTTCGGAGTGGAGGATCCCGAGGACGACTTCGACTTCCGCCGGGTGGCCGCCGAGTTCGACCGGGCGATGGACAAGAGGTTCGTCACCGCCGCGTCGGCGGCAGGGCTCTGGTTCCATGACACCTCGACGTCGATCACGCCCGCCCACCGGGCCTTGTTGACCGCTCACACCATGGCCGACATGGATGAGACCCTGGACAAGATGGACTCCATTTTCGCCACCCTGGGCTAG